From Clostridia bacterium, a single genomic window includes:
- a CDS encoding polyketide synthase dehydratase domain-containing protein — protein MAVEMGQEDYLLLLKKSLSTIKKLDAELEMQRKEKEPIAIIGMGFRFPGGSHDPQTFWEFLTEGRDGVIGVPKDRWCIDELNVPGVHLREAGFLHENVGEFDAHFFGISPREAVEMDPQQRLLLEVSWEALERAGIAPSKLQGTKTGVFIGIIGSDYSTLPRKDMNPYFLTGSLPNIASGRISYILGTHGPAISVDTACSSSLVAVHLACESLRRGESTLALAGGVSLMLSPAAFISLCSFNAIAEDGRCKTFDAGGDGYGRGEGCGAVVLKRLSDAIKDKDPILAVIRGTGVNQDGPGSGLTVPNGTAQKELILKTLEESNVSPEEISYFEAHGTGTSLGDPIEVQALTEVFGKKTGGRTEPLIIGSLKSNIGHLEAAAGIASLIKIILCLQNKEIPPNLNLKTLNPRIHLERIPAIVPQKTIPWGTAGKPRMAGISSFGFSGTNAYAIVAEPPKDMSINNDLKPACERPLHILALSAKSENVLMQLITKYKSYFENPNNEKLENICFTANTGRTHFTRRISFAAENPEQMKSKLAEYLQGNPESGINGVRGKENADSKLVFIFNGKTNIEICKSLFDTQPVFRKALLSCNERLQQFADTSFLDSVLINDLKQDDSIPGYMKDVISFSLQYSLLKLWESWGVKPSAVLGSGNGQFAAACAAGVMSMETALLFILENQGIALQADAEKVLNQFKIRMISAAGEGFIEKQEAVSSRYWERVLSIEPKIRKGIEYLIQQGYKHFLEIGPVDEPDYQGDVLINSSISYFSFPSCGNPWRALVNILGSLYCSGVDIDWSGFDQGYDRHKVVLPTYPFQRKYFWCDAIPFNEYFRKMTGIEREESAGSSLDGRIINSPVKEKQIEYSLSLDAIPDLKDTHGVLHVGYYFEILYRAVRKIYNRSFVLKSIEFLSALIVPEKSTLNMSLILLAKERGEIEFSFYGCKESNNWSKHTQGVILIDDTSTALQTYRDVRADIINQCQEQYSGTEFYRKLQERGILLGESVQCIENVWCREGEALARFKQSQKPDTSNGYETGVHPGVFDACAQLFHAALPQSADKGMKYMVTRWEGFSFNPGDEMRELWCHAVLRDSLQAPDLLTGTFQLLDQDGKLIAQISNGLMKGISKEHEDAFKKYMESEAAKGTEGESETLNNLRCVTSDKWGEIITGYLQHLFASILRMEASEIDINESLMDLGMDSLVGVEAKLKIEKEFRIFLPLELLIQGPSIQKLGESIIPLVPVEPGRSDSLKADSIHKENKIDISRWIVHRKTNPSAKIKLFCFPYGGGGASIYRRWQTKLPDHIEICPVQLPGRENRIKEKAFVDIGTAVKALKEMILPELDRPYAFYGHSVGALVSYRLAYELWKEVDNKPKHVFAGGYSSPVILPNPFLAVQREKFQKLGYEDIPAPEILSSATPEQAKKILEITGGIPGPETDINEELIKVFLPIGLADLQLVNSFSSIGEAAFDVPISAVHGKKDIRVNEPEMRQWKKLTKGAFKLHILPGDHLFLHEEQDQKQLLELICKQLEKYV, from the coding sequence ATGGCTGTTGAAATGGGACAAGAGGATTATTTATTATTACTAAAAAAGTCATTAAGCACAATTAAAAAATTAGATGCAGAATTAGAAATGCAAAGGAAAGAAAAAGAGCCGATTGCCATAATTGGCATGGGATTCCGTTTTCCGGGAGGGAGTCATGATCCTCAGACGTTCTGGGAGTTTTTAACGGAGGGAAGGGACGGAGTTATAGGGGTACCTAAGGATAGGTGGTGCATTGACGAGCTTAATGTTCCCGGGGTACATCTTAGGGAAGCCGGCTTTCTTCACGAGAATGTGGGGGAATTTGATGCTCACTTTTTCGGAATATCTCCACGTGAGGCTGTAGAAATGGACCCCCAACAGCGGCTGCTGCTGGAAGTGAGTTGGGAGGCGCTGGAACGGGCCGGTATTGCTCCAAGTAAGCTTCAAGGGACGAAAACAGGTGTTTTTATCGGTATTATAGGTTCGGATTATTCTACTTTGCCGCGTAAGGATATGAATCCATATTTTCTTACAGGCTCACTACCGAATATTGCCTCCGGAAGGATTTCATACATTTTAGGAACCCATGGCCCGGCTATTTCTGTAGATACAGCCTGTTCTTCATCATTGGTGGCTGTTCACCTTGCCTGCGAAAGCTTGCGAAGAGGTGAATCCACATTGGCTTTGGCAGGAGGAGTAAGCCTAATGCTGTCACCTGCTGCTTTTATATCACTCTGCAGTTTTAATGCTATTGCTGAGGACGGAAGGTGCAAGACCTTTGATGCCGGCGGAGATGGCTATGGGCGGGGTGAAGGCTGTGGAGCAGTAGTATTGAAAAGACTTTCAGATGCAATAAAGGATAAGGACCCGATTTTAGCGGTGATCAGGGGGACCGGCGTTAATCAGGACGGTCCCGGCAGTGGGTTGACAGTTCCTAATGGGACGGCTCAGAAAGAGTTAATCTTGAAAACACTTGAAGAATCTAACGTCTCACCTGAGGAAATCAGTTATTTTGAAGCCCATGGGACAGGAACTTCACTGGGAGACCCTATCGAAGTCCAGGCGTTAACCGAGGTATTCGGCAAAAAGACGGGAGGCCGGACAGAACCATTGATTATCGGATCGCTGAAAAGTAATATCGGACACCTGGAAGCAGCGGCCGGTATTGCGAGCCTGATCAAGATTATTTTATGTTTGCAGAATAAAGAGATCCCGCCTAATTTAAACTTAAAAACACTTAACCCGAGAATCCACCTGGAGAGAATTCCGGCAATTGTCCCCCAAAAAACCATTCCATGGGGAACGGCAGGAAAACCAAGGATGGCAGGGATCAGCTCATTTGGATTTAGTGGAACAAATGCTTACGCAATAGTTGCCGAACCGCCTAAGGATATGTCTATTAATAATGACTTGAAGCCTGCTTGTGAAAGGCCTTTGCATATCCTGGCACTCTCAGCCAAAAGCGAAAATGTTTTAATGCAATTGATAACTAAATATAAAAGCTATTTTGAAAACCCAAATAATGAAAAATTGGAGAATATATGCTTTACAGCCAATACGGGGAGGACTCATTTTACCCGCCGGATTTCCTTTGCTGCTGAAAACCCGGAGCAGATGAAAAGTAAGCTTGCAGAGTATTTGCAAGGCAATCCGGAGTCCGGAATCAATGGAGTAAGGGGAAAAGAAAATGCTGATTCAAAACTTGTCTTTATATTTAACGGTAAAACAAATATAGAGATATGCAAATCCCTGTTTGATACGCAGCCGGTTTTCCGGAAAGCCTTGCTATCATGCAATGAAAGGCTGCAGCAGTTTGCAGATACATCTTTCTTGGATAGTGTTCTGATCAATGATTTGAAACAGGATGATAGTATCCCAGGATATATGAAGGATGTAATCTCATTTTCTTTACAATACAGTCTGTTAAAACTATGGGAGAGCTGGGGTGTTAAGCCTAGTGCTGTTTTGGGAAGTGGAAATGGACAATTTGCTGCTGCTTGCGCAGCAGGAGTAATGAGTATGGAAACTGCTCTGTTATTCATTTTGGAAAATCAAGGTATTGCGTTACAAGCAGATGCTGAAAAAGTCTTAAACCAGTTTAAGATACGTATGATATCTGCCGCCGGAGAAGGCTTTATTGAAAAGCAAGAGGCCGTTTCAAGCCGTTATTGGGAAAGAGTCCTTAGTATTGAACCAAAGATCAGAAAAGGAATTGAATACCTTATCCAGCAAGGGTATAAGCATTTTTTGGAGATAGGGCCGGTAGATGAGCCGGACTATCAGGGGGATGTTCTTATTAATTCCTCAATCTCATATTTTTCTTTCCCCTCTTGCGGGAATCCATGGAGGGCTTTAGTCAATATATTGGGAAGTCTTTACTGCTCGGGAGTGGATATAGACTGGTCGGGTTTTGATCAGGGCTATGACAGGCATAAGGTGGTATTGCCGACATATCCGTTCCAAAGAAAGTATTTTTGGTGTGATGCCATTCCCTTTAATGAATATTTCAGGAAAATGACGGGGATAGAAAGGGAAGAAAGTGCCGGCAGCAGCCTGGATGGCAGGATTATTAATTCTCCCGTTAAGGAAAAACAGATTGAATACAGCCTGAGCCTGGATGCGATTCCGGATTTAAAGGATACACATGGAGTATTGCATGTAGGGTACTACTTTGAAATCCTGTACCGGGCGGTCAGGAAAATCTATAACAGATCTTTTGTATTGAAATCGATTGAATTTCTGAGTGCTTTGATTGTTCCTGAAAAGAGCACACTGAATATGTCGTTGATTTTGCTGGCTAAGGAACGAGGAGAAATAGAGTTTTCTTTTTACGGATGTAAGGAAAGCAATAACTGGAGCAAGCATACGCAAGGAGTGATCCTGATTGATGATACAAGTACGGCGTTACAGACTTATCGCGACGTTCGGGCAGACATTATAAACCAGTGTCAAGAGCAGTATTCCGGTACGGAATTCTATCGGAAGCTTCAAGAGAGAGGGATTCTTTTGGGCGAAAGTGTTCAATGCATAGAAAATGTTTGGTGCAGAGAAGGAGAGGCATTGGCACGGTTCAAGCAATCACAAAAGCCGGATACTTCCAATGGATATGAAACCGGAGTCCACCCGGGTGTCTTTGATGCCTGCGCGCAGTTGTTTCATGCAGCTTTGCCTCAAAGTGCAGATAAAGGCATGAAATATATGGTTACCAGGTGGGAGGGTTTTAGCTTCAATCCTGGAGACGAAATGCGAGAATTGTGGTGCCATGCAGTTCTTCGAGACAGTCTGCAAGCACCGGACCTTTTAACTGGGACATTTCAATTGCTTGACCAGGACGGAAAACTGATTGCACAGATAAGCAACGGTCTTATGAAAGGAATAAGCAAGGAGCATGAGGATGCTTTTAAAAAGTATATGGAAAGCGAAGCGGCAAAAGGAACGGAAGGTGAATCGGAAACTCTGAATAATTTAAGATGCGTAACTTCTGATAAATGGGGAGAGATAATAACCGGCTATTTACAGCACTTATTTGCCTCAATATTAAGAATGGAGGCATCTGAAATTGATATAAATGAATCGCTGATGGATTTAGGTATGGATTCGCTGGTGGGTGTTGAGGCCAAGCTAAAGATTGAAAAGGAATTCAGAATATTCTTGCCTCTGGAATTACTGATTCAGGGTCCGAGCATTCAGAAACTGGGGGAATCAATTATCCCCCTTGTTCCGGTAGAACCTGGAAGGAGTGACAGCTTAAAGGCTGACAGTATCCATAAGGAAAATAAAATAGATATTAGCCGCTGGATTGTTCATCGTAAGACGAACCCTTCAGCGAAGATCAAATTATTCTGTTTTCCATATGGGGGTGGCGGTGCCTCGATATATAGAAGATGGCAGACAAAACTGCCTGACCATATAGAAATCTGTCCTGTCCAGCTTCCCGGAAGGGAAAACCGGATTAAGGAAAAAGCATTTGTTGATATCGGTACGGCAGTTAAAGCTCTGAAGGAAATGATCTTACCTGAACTAGACCGGCCTTATGCCTTTTATGGACATAGCGTGGGCGCTCTGGTTTCGTACCGGTTGGCTTATGAATTATGGAAAGAGGTTGATAACAAGCCGAAACATGTATTTGCGGGAGGGTATTCATCGCCGGTTATTTTACCAAATCCCTTTCTTGCGGTTCAAAGAGAAAAATTCCAAAAGCTTGGCTATGAGGATATTCCCGCTCCGGAAATTCTTTCTTCAGCTACACCGGAACAAGCAAAAAAGATTCTGGAAATCACAGGAGGTATTCCTGGTCCGGAAACAGATATAAACGAAGAATTGATAAAGGTCTTTTTACCGATAGGGCTTGCAGATTTACAGTTGGTAAATAGTTTTAGCTCAATCGGTGAAGCTGCTTTTGATGTTCCCATATCAGCGGTTCACGGAAAAAAGGATATAAGGGTCAACGAACCGGAAATGCGCCAGTGGAAAAAATTGACCAAAGGTGCGTTTAAGCTTCATATCTTGCCTGGAGATCACCTTTTTCTCCATGAAGAACAGGACCAAAAACAATTATTGGAATTAATCTGTAAGCAACTAGAAAAATATGTTTAA
- a CDS encoding hydroxymethylglutaryl-CoA synthase family protein has protein sequence MVSVGIEAMNVFGGTAYLDVMQLAKHRKLDTARFENLLMKEKTVALPYEDPITFGVNAAKPIVDTLSEGEKDRIELLITCTESGVDFGKSLSTYIHHYLGLNRNCRLFELKNACYSGTAGFQMAVNFILSQTSPGAKALVIATDISRFMVADPGEALTADWSFAEPSGGAGAVAILVSEIPYVFKVDVGANGYYGYEVMDTCRPIPDSEAGDADLSLLSYLDCCEQAFREYQRRVTGVDYRETFHYLSFHTPFGGMVKGAHRTMMRKMTQAKSPDIEADFERRVMPGMLYCQRVGNIMGATVFLSLSSTIDNGWFEAPKRIGCFSYGSGCCSEFYSGVVTPDGKERQKRFEIERQLNGRYQLSMDEYDALLAGSGAVKFGTRNVKLDFDLIPGTSVVSGGKPRLYLEEIREFHRKYRWVS, from the coding sequence ATGGTATCTGTTGGAATCGAAGCGATGAACGTTTTTGGCGGAACAGCGTATCTTGACGTGATGCAGCTGGCCAAACACAGGAAATTGGACACGGCAAGGTTTGAAAATCTTTTGATGAAAGAAAAAACCGTAGCTTTGCCATATGAAGACCCTATAACCTTTGGAGTCAATGCGGCAAAACCAATCGTGGATACGCTTTCCGAAGGAGAAAAGGACAGGATTGAGCTATTAATTACCTGCACGGAATCGGGGGTTGATTTTGGGAAGTCCCTGAGTACATATATTCACCATTACTTGGGACTAAACCGGAATTGCCGATTGTTTGAACTCAAAAATGCATGTTATTCGGGAACTGCCGGGTTTCAGATGGCAGTCAATTTCATCCTATCACAGACATCTCCCGGTGCGAAAGCTCTTGTAATTGCAACAGATATTTCGCGGTTTATGGTGGCAGATCCCGGTGAGGCACTAACAGCGGACTGGTCTTTTGCCGAACCAAGTGGTGGGGCTGGAGCTGTAGCGATATTGGTGAGTGAAATCCCATATGTATTTAAAGTGGATGTGGGTGCTAACGGATACTACGGCTATGAAGTGATGGACACTTGCCGGCCCATTCCTGACAGTGAGGCGGGGGATGCAGATTTATCCCTGCTGTCATATCTGGACTGTTGTGAGCAGGCGTTCCGGGAGTATCAAAGGAGGGTAACAGGGGTAGATTACCGGGAGACATTTCATTACCTTAGCTTTCATACTCCTTTTGGTGGAATGGTGAAAGGAGCACATCGCACGATGATGCGAAAAATGACCCAAGCTAAGTCCCCGGATATCGAAGCAGACTTTGAACGACGTGTAATGCCGGGAATGCTGTATTGCCAACGGGTCGGAAACATTATGGGCGCTACAGTGTTTCTCTCGCTGTCAAGTACTATTGACAACGGCTGGTTTGAAGCTCCAAAACGGATTGGCTGTTTTTCCTATGGCTCGGGCTGCTGTTCGGAGTTTTATAGCGGAGTGGTCACACCTGACGGTAAGGAACGTCAAAAACGTTTTGAGATTGAGAGGCAATTAAACGGACGTTACCAGTTATCTATGGACGAATACGATGCATTATTGGCGGGAAGTGGTGCAGTGAAATTTGGCACACGGAATGTCAAGCTGGACTTCGATTTGATCCCTGGTACGTCAGTTGTATCTGGTGGAAAGCCCAGGTTGTACCTGGAGGAGATCCGGGAATTTCATCGTAAGTATAGGTGGGTATCATGA
- a CDS encoding enoyl-CoA hydratase/isomerase, translated as MNYQTIKVRFQEPVCFIQFHRPEANNTINDILIEECHQVLALCEEKMTVIVLEGLPEVFCFGADFKGIQEKSASGQQTENNPEPLYDLWLKLATGPYITVSHVRGKANAGGMGFVAASDIVIADQTAQFSLSELLFGLFPACVLPFLVRRIGFQKANYLTLMTHPILVQQAHTLGLVDAYDSQSNDLLRKHLLRLRLLPKRGILRYKRYMGELDGALLKSKSLAIAANREMFSDPRNIEGIIRYVENGRFPWEK; from the coding sequence ATGAATTATCAAACAATTAAAGTCCGTTTTCAGGAGCCGGTTTGCTTTATACAGTTTCACCGTCCGGAGGCAAATAATACGATTAATGATATATTAATTGAAGAGTGCCATCAGGTGTTGGCACTGTGTGAAGAGAAGATGACAGTTATTGTTTTGGAAGGCTTGCCGGAAGTTTTTTGCTTTGGGGCGGATTTTAAAGGAATACAGGAAAAATCGGCAAGCGGGCAACAAACTGAAAATAATCCTGAGCCACTATATGATTTGTGGTTGAAACTGGCTACCGGACCCTACATAACGGTTTCACACGTTAGGGGGAAGGCAAATGCGGGTGGAATGGGGTTTGTAGCCGCCAGTGATATTGTTATTGCCGATCAGACTGCACAATTCAGCTTGTCGGAATTACTATTCGGGCTTTTCCCGGCATGTGTCCTGCCATTCTTAGTAAGGCGGATAGGATTTCAGAAAGCCAATTACTTAACGTTAATGACTCATCCGATACTGGTCCAACAGGCACATACCCTGGGTTTGGTTGATGCCTACGATTCTCAAAGTAATGATTTGCTGCGGAAGCATCTGCTGCGTCTTAGATTATTGCCAAAAAGAGGGATTTTACGCTATAAACGCTATATGGGTGAGCTGGATGGTGCACTTCTTAAGTCCAAATCATTGGCAATAGCCGCAAACCGAGAAATGTTTTCAGACCCTCGCAATATTGAAGGAATTATACGCTATGTTGAAAATGGGCGGTTTCCCTGGGAAAAATGA
- a CDS encoding polyketide synthase — protein MMQSVVNLQEIDPGIVQLTMEDRVNKNTFSEELSLGLIQAFDEIQADSNYKVVILTGYDSYFASGGTQEGLLAIHEGRVKFTDGPGNGKNIYSLALDCKIPVIAAMQGHGIGGGFVMGLFADFVILSRESVYTTNFMKYGFTPGMGATYIVPKKLGHSLAMELLLNAGNYRGAELEKRGIPFQVLPRTEVMEHALQFARQLAEKPRLSLITLKDHLVAEIRRELPRFIEEELLMHEKTFHQPEVGEHIMALFGK, from the coding sequence ATGATGCAATCTGTGGTTAATTTACAGGAAATCGACCCGGGAATTGTTCAGTTGACAATGGAAGACAGGGTCAATAAAAACACTTTCTCAGAGGAATTATCTCTTGGACTGATTCAGGCATTTGATGAGATTCAAGCTGATTCTAATTATAAAGTAGTGATTTTAACCGGGTACGACAGCTATTTCGCTTCTGGCGGAACCCAAGAAGGGCTGTTGGCTATCCATGAGGGAAGGGTAAAATTTACCGATGGCCCCGGGAATGGAAAGAACATATACAGTTTGGCATTGGATTGTAAAATTCCGGTGATTGCAGCTATGCAGGGGCATGGTATCGGAGGCGGGTTTGTCATGGGGTTGTTTGCTGACTTTGTCATTTTAAGCCGGGAGAGTGTTTATACAACCAACTTTATGAAATATGGGTTTACGCCGGGAATGGGTGCGACTTATATTGTACCCAAGAAATTGGGACACAGTTTGGCAATGGAGCTTTTGCTGAACGCTGGAAATTACCGGGGAGCGGAGCTTGAGAAACGGGGGATTCCGTTTCAGGTGCTGCCGAGAACAGAAGTGATGGAGCATGCGCTTCAATTTGCCCGCCAGCTTGCTGAAAAACCAAGGCTTTCATTAATTACCCTTAAGGATCACCTGGTTGCCGAAATCCGCCGGGAACTTCCAAGGTTTATTGAGGAAGAACTGCTAATGCATGAGAAGACCTTTCATCAGCCGGAAGTAGGGGAACATATTATGGCGTTATTTGGAAAGTAG
- a CDS encoding acyl carrier protein yields the protein MNKEEIFRLIVQHVCEVIPELEGHEFKFDDRLVDLGANSVDRAEIVTMTMESLSLKIPRVELFGVKNIGELAEVIYEKLQSV from the coding sequence ATGAATAAAGAAGAAATTTTTAGGCTTATTGTACAGCACGTTTGTGAAGTGATTCCTGAATTGGAGGGGCATGAGTTTAAGTTTGACGACCGTTTGGTTGATTTGGGAGCAAATTCGGTAGACAGAGCTGAAATAGTGACAATGACAATGGAGTCTTTATCGCTGAAAATCCCACGTGTAGAATTGTTTGGAGTGAAAAATATAGGTGAGTTGGCTGAGGTGATCTATGAAAAATTGCAGTCAGTCTGA
- a CDS encoding polyketide beta-ketoacyl:ACP synthase (involved in polyketide production), whose protein sequence is MKNCSQSEVVITGIGVTSAIGQGKADFTSALLQGCHRFRKMQREGRQKDTSFIGAEIDSLSYPEHFSKRVLRGASFTEHAALVTLDEAWNEAKLGEVDPHRIGLIIGGSNLQQRDLMLTCEKYKDNEHFITPTYGVSFMDSDLCGICTEQFGIKGMAYTVGGASASGQVAVIQAIHAVQTEQVDACVAMGALMDLSYREFLALRSLGAMGTDRYADEPEKACRPFDKDRDGFIYGEACGAVVVERADFASARKAGSYARLLGYAMAMDGNRNPNPSYEGEMRVIKKVLEQAGMTASDIDYVSPHGSGSVVGDELELKVIHDSRLSHAYMNATKSITGHGLTAAGTIEIIATLIQMKESRLHPSRNLMNPIHDCCNWVKNEPAAHIVKNAISLSFGFGGVNTAICIQNAMI, encoded by the coding sequence ATGAAAAATTGCAGTCAGTCTGAGGTAGTCATTACAGGGATTGGTGTTACTTCTGCTATAGGGCAGGGGAAAGCGGATTTCACTTCAGCCTTGCTGCAGGGATGCCACCGGTTCAGGAAAATGCAGCGTGAGGGAAGACAGAAGGATACATCTTTTATTGGTGCTGAAATCGATTCGCTGTCATATCCTGAACATTTTTCAAAACGGGTATTGCGGGGGGCATCATTCACTGAACATGCTGCACTTGTAACACTTGATGAAGCGTGGAATGAAGCGAAGCTAGGTGAAGTGGATCCTCATCGGATAGGGCTGATTATAGGTGGTTCAAACCTTCAGCAAAGGGATTTGATGCTGACCTGTGAGAAGTATAAGGATAATGAACATTTCATAACGCCTACCTATGGAGTATCATTTATGGACAGCGATCTTTGCGGAATCTGCACAGAGCAATTCGGTATCAAGGGCATGGCTTATACTGTGGGAGGAGCTTCAGCAAGTGGTCAGGTAGCTGTGATTCAAGCGATACATGCGGTTCAGACAGAGCAGGTAGATGCATGTGTTGCCATGGGAGCCTTGATGGACCTTTCTTATAGAGAATTTCTGGCATTGAGGTCTTTAGGAGCTATGGGGACAGACCGCTACGCTGATGAACCCGAAAAAGCCTGTCGCCCTTTTGATAAGGACAGAGATGGATTTATATATGGCGAGGCTTGCGGTGCCGTGGTCGTTGAGCGGGCAGATTTTGCATCAGCCAGGAAAGCAGGTTCTTATGCAAGACTTTTGGGATATGCTATGGCAATGGACGGAAACCGAAATCCCAACCCATCCTATGAGGGGGAGATGAGGGTCATAAAGAAAGTGTTAGAACAAGCAGGAATGACAGCAAGTGACATTGATTATGTCAGTCCCCATGGTAGCGGTTCGGTAGTAGGGGATGAGCTGGAACTTAAAGTGATTCACGATTCACGGCTCTCACATGCATATATGAATGCGACGAAATCCATAACCGGACATGGGCTGACTGCAGCAGGTACTATAGAAATTATTGCAACTCTTATACAGATGAAGGAGTCACGCCTGCATCCGTCGAGAAATCTCATGAACCCAATACATGATTGCTGTAACTGGGTAAAAAACGAACCGGCAGCTCATATTGTAAAAAATGCTATAAGCTTAAGCTTTGGGTTCGGTGGGGTTAATACAGCTATTTGCATTCAAAACGCTATGATATGA